In Tubulanus polymorphus chromosome 2, tnTubPoly1.2, whole genome shotgun sequence, a single window of DNA contains:
- the LOC141899063 gene encoding uncharacterized protein LOC141899063, protein MSLSDDESASTQYDESATSSDHAEKIVAANFMDIRKNLNLHEFATPKPVDNVDQSEHMRVYLRIRPFLKEELEKKENQDCIIQETETSLFVHAPKDSITFKNTAHGCAKLNHKFSFSNIFNENTSQKVFFNQTTLSTVKDFVDGQNCLVFSHGVTSSGKTHTILGNPHDAGILPRSLDVVFNSIEGKQWTSMTLKPKLFCDVARLNANQIEVEKLVKQKVFAMASDDDKKCSDLLGDDVVSSTDSSISSIVNEDSTAKDSTSRESDIVNELQSDIETFEDLQNRERDDAIVDIGTQGDILFSVWVSFCEIYNEFIYDLLESVPKKKKAKRPSLKLSEDRNGNPYVKGLTWINVISADEAFQILNIGQRNLRIASTKLNHNSSRSHSIFSLKILRVVKKENPNMARISMLSFCDLAGSERSRKTQSKGERMKEAAHINTSLLTLGRCIENLRYNQHHKSNQKVIPFRESKLTRLFQSFFCGQGRASMIVNINQNASMFDETLHVLKFSAIAKQVYNVQKPEVPKVEPRYRALSLGLMSSVGKNTRARATSIAWCSPATQQKLLEEERLQKLQEEMKEKDVSVSEDLDVTLADTSFADRERELLDAIEFLQKQLVKERTEKVLVEARVREEVCAEMSEMFIKIEQECSERIEEERAAAEELAERKIEMYKKFVQPNRKRARLDNGNENEDVVEECVSVNQLKEVEDKLKERDFLVKQLEETVENLNMELESTKQRLINVTEDCDESRVVVSSLKFELADLKTKITEDNLSSSENKNTSGTPAARLNDTLAEICNNEIVERLSRQLEEAQSKLKDQEKETSELQAMLTEAGDAFLEKEIEIEKLKAAIIEDERRIEVQEQTVEEMKRVIAEGQKAMEIAEQKLLRRDEKLSKLEAGWEQLTSKLNEAQSVMEILKGTAMNHNSLQSLMLPSIINNFSPQFSSTKDADEIMHVANALCLSSGTKTARNRSKLSNDSNYQSGSGSRDSVRTFDGKSKEPHISQPELLSPPLVNVESLKDTPLISSAIDSKRPSLPPLIGCGHKQNIRVSSTCPRSVRKQPPSCNKVRHSPRTTVRYSSCLSPNDSNPMKNSNSTPTNKENLIHRRYTSPVVSPKTVENTTGVSQSEKAFHHLKEEYDSMQKAFEKSRLENSSLNEMCATLKERVEEKTKEDAMNQSTLHDLANEQHGIILELEKEKTLKEVANTKLSEQEKKLSEYENIIKQQEKTLKDVLSLKEKLEDEIEFEKACSKELRYQVNALEGKISDYQKDSHKDLDKIEELSARCHELTEELKLEQLSVLDLNSTMSQFSVMKQEVNDLKLKLQDVKQQLEDREKEFEIITIELKNEIAAKKKAENLLKNTLNMEKLVQNSQTVLSNNDRLNKELDEEHQLRITLEETITKLNIKIEGLQATLVKVVAESESLNTKAKEQCIVLQEHKETSQRIEKELKEEIAELKASAELTSYTNEETISDLQQKIEDNESKLEDVRNEKYSSDDEIKCLNTKITDLEQSLELIEAAKEQFSIKAQKLESQADIDKDCIECYCEKIKSMEETIANLSNQLSQESGEPKAYVVKVHELQVRLDESNQNVEFQTQIAKTLNDKNCLLAEDNQSLQKDIVELKKSCDNLEASLQEANKSYREREIKLSELKASHSSLSKRVTDLEKKSINDEMLIDDLQVDKDAIQIKLNEMLEKNTNLMSSYGAKEKEFLQHRSKVEETQAEYNEIIKNLKSELLEWKEKHHRSVNENQETTCSLNTDNQRLQSENVLLNKSNKELNGKISLLEAELEEIENFENETSVDVGELKEQCEQLKSKLAEMETTASRRNAKIVEKNQTIEDLTIKAETHLSLYENCLKEITGLKECLKEQEMVAEQQDEVIKTGDERISQLQKENQALQASEDLKIKEVEIKNLTELLKEREYSISSKDASLRSKGLDMEQWRDKCDELSKCLADKNREIDRLESLSETHLNSELALEREKWQKKISAKDQIIQELKDVNNKLQEKFKADKSDDGNMNETSHLLGVPSETNVVDLSTSVLSNISNTSHVSANSFVCQVDFDEPEYDSSAIKKRPNKQSTGRKQRSNEKEDHVTFSVQKSKTDTEPATKKKPGRRRLYTANPPILDATPAKQKAAADEAQARSTRTLRSSKKKTST, encoded by the exons ATGTCGCTGTCAGATGATGAATCCGCAAGTACTCAATATGATGAGTCTGCTACCAGCAGTGATCACGCAGAAAAAATTGTGGCAGCAAATTTCATGGACATTCGTAAAAACCTCAACCTTCACGAGTTTGCGACCCCAAAACCGGTCGATAATGTGGATCAAAGTGAGCATATGCGAGTATATCTTCGCATTCGACCGTTTTTGAAAgaggaattagaaaaaaaagaaaatcag gattgCATAATTCAGGAAACTGAAACATCTCTTTTCGTACACGCGCCTAAAGACTCGATAACGTTCAAAAATACGGCACATGGCTGCGCAAAACTGAAccacaaattttcattttcaaatatattcaacgAAAATACGAGTCAAAAAGTATTTTTCAACCAGACGACATTGTCTACAGTGAAGGATTTCGTTGATGGGCAGAATTGTCTCGTTTTCTCTCATGGCGTAACTAGTTCTGGAAAGACTCATACTATACTGG GGAATCCCCATGATGCTGGTATTTTGCCGAGAAGTTTGGATGTTGTATTCAACAGTATCGAGGGTAAACAGTGGACGTCGATGACCCTGAAGCCGAAACTGTTCTGTGATGTTGCGCGATTGAATGCTAACCAGATCGAGGTTGAGAAACTAGTCAAACAGAAAGTATTTGCCATGGCCTCTGATGAT GATAAAAAGTGCAGTGACCTGTTGGGGGATGACGTGGTGAGCTCTACCgattcatcaatttcatcgATCGTAAACGAAGATTCAACTGCCAAGGATTCCACAAGCAGAGAATCGGATATTGTAAACG AATTGCAGTCAGATATCGAAACATTTGAAGACCTGCAGAATCGTGAACGGGATGATGCAATCGTAGACATCGGTACACAAGGAGATATTCTGTTCTCAGTTTGGGTCTCATTTTGTGAGATTTACAACGAATTCATTTATGATCTGTTGGAATCTGTACCGAAGAAGAAGAAAGCAAAACGTCCGTCCCTGAAATTGAGCGAGGACAGAAATGGCAATCCGTATGTAAAAG GTTTGACATGGATAAACGTAATATCAGCAGATGAGGCATTTCAGATATTGAATATAGGACAGCGAAATCTGCGCATTGCCAGCACGAAGTTAAACCATAACTCAAGTCGTAGTCACTCGATATTCAGTTTGAAGATTCTTCGCGTCGTCAAGAAAGAAAATCCAAATATGGCTCGGATTAGCAT GTTATCATTCTGTGATTTGGCTGGGTCAGAACGTTCTAGGAAAACTCAAAGTAAAGGTGAAAGAATGAAAGAAGCAGCGCACATTAACACATCTCTATTGACTCTCGGACGCTGCATTGAAAATCTTCGTTACAATCAGCACCACAA atcaaatcaaaaagtgaTACCGTTCCGCGAAAGCAAGCTGACGAGGCTGTTTCAGAGTTTTTTCTGTGGACAGGGCAGAGCATCGATGATAGTAAACATTAATCAGAATGCCAGTATGTTCGATGAAACGTTGCATGTGTTGAAATTTTCGGCCATCGCTAAACAG gtTTATAATGTACAAAAGCCTGAGGTTCCCAAAGTTGAGCCGCGTTATCGGGCGCTATCCCTCGGATTAATGTCCAGTGTTGGGAAAAATACTCGAGCACGTGCTACATCTATTGCTTGGTGTTCACCAG CTACTCAACAAAAACTCCTTGAAGAAGAAAGGTTGCAAAAACTTCAAGAAGAGATGAAGGAAAAAGATGTTTCAGTTAGTGAAGATCTTGATGTAACACTGGCTGACACAAGTTTTGCCGATCGTGAACGC GAGCTACTCGACGCTATTGAATTTCTGCAAAAACAACTCGTCAAAGAAAGAACTGAGAAAGTGCTGGTTGAGGCTCGTGTACGGGAGGAAGTCTGCGCTGAAATGAGTGAAATGTTTATAAAGATAGAACAAGAATGCAG TGAACGCATAGAAGAAGAAAGAGCGGCTGCCGAAGAACTAGCAGAACggaaaattgaaatgtataAGAAATTTGTTCAACCCAATCGCAAGCGTGCTCGTCTCGACAACGGCAACGAAAACGAAGATGTAGTTGAAGAATGTGTGTCAGTTAACCAGTTGAAAGAAGTTGAAGATAAATTAAAG gAGCGTGACTTTTTGGTGAAACAACTCGAAGAAACTGttgaaaatttgaacatgGAGTTGGAAAGCACAAAGCAACGACTGATTAACGTGACAGAAGATTGTGATGAGAGCAGAGTCGTGGTGTCCTCACTCAAATTTGAATTGGCCGACCTAAAAACTAAGATAACTGAGGATAATCTAAGTTcatctgaaaacaaaaat ACTTCTGGAACTCCAGCTGCCAGATTGAATGATACGCTCGCGGAAATTTGCAACAATGAAATCGTAGAAAGGTTATCTCGCCAGTTGGAAGAAGCCCAAAGCAAACTAAAAGATCAG GAGAAAGAAACATCAGAATTGCAAGCAATGTTGACTGAGGCCGGTGATGCTTTTCTTgagaaagaaattgaaattgaaaaattaaaggCGGCAATCATTGAAGATGAAAGACGCATCGAAGTACag GAGCAAACAGTGGAGGAGATGAAAAGAGTAATTGCTGAGGGGCAGAAAGCCATGGAAATTGCTGAACAGAAACTTCTTAGACGTGATGAGAAGCTCTCGAAATTGGAAGCCGGATGGGAACAACTGACAAGCAAGTTAAATGAAGCGCAATCTGTGATGGAGATATTAAAAGGTACCGCTATGAATCATAATTCATTGCAATCGCTGATGTTGCCATCCATCATCAATAACTTTTCGCCTCAATTCTCGAGTACTAAGGATGCCGATGAAATCATGCATGTCGCAAACGCTTTGTGTTTATCATCGGGGACAAAAACTGCCCGTAATCGTAGTAAACTGTCAAACGATTCGAACTATCAGTCTGGATCTGGCTCGCGTGATAGTGTAAGGACTTTCGATGGAAAAAGTAAAGAACCTCATATTTCTCAACCTGAATTATTATCACCGCCACTTGTAAATGTGGAATCCTTGAAAGACACTCCGTTAATCAGTAGTGCCATCGATAGTAAAAGACCCAGCCTACCACCTTTGATCGGCTGTGGCCATAAGCAAAATATTAGAGTTTCCTCCACTTGCCCTCGAAGTGTTAGAAAGCAACCGCCATCTTGCAATAAAGTCAGACATTCTCCTCGCACAACTGTGCGATATTCCAGTTGTCTCTCACCAAATGATAGCAACCCTATGAAAAACTCTAATTCAACTCCAACTaacaaagaaaatttgattcatCGTCGCTATACTTCTCCAGTAGTATCTCCGAAAACTGTAGAAAATACAACGGGTGTCAGTC AATCTGAAAAAGCTTTCCATCACTTAAAAGAAGAATATGATTCAATGCAGAAGGCGTTTGAAAAGTCCAGACTAGAAAATAGttcattgaatgaaatgtGTGCTACACTGAAAGAAAGAGTGGAGGAAAAAACCAAAGAAGATGCAATGAACCAGAGTACTTTACATGACTTGGCTAATGAACAGCATGGTATCATTTTAGAATTAGAAAAGGAAAAGACATTGAAGGAAGTAGCTAATACTAAACTCTCAGAACAAGAGAAGAAGCTCTCTGAGtatgaaaatattatcaaacaGCAGGAAAAAACTTTGAAAGATGTTTTATCCCTGAAGGAAAAActtgaagatgaaattgaatttgagaAAGCTTGCTCGAAAGAACTAAGATACCAAGTTAATGCTTTAGAAGGAAAGATTTCTGATTATCAAAAAGACTCACATAAAGATCTGGATAAAATTGAGGAATTATCGGCCAGATGTCATGAACTAACTGAGGAATTGAAACTGGAACAATTATCAGTTCTAGACTTGAATTCGACCATGTCGCAGTTTTCGGTTATGAAACAAGAagtaaatgatttgaaattaaaacttCAAGACGTTAAACAGCAACTTGAAGACAGAGAAAAGGAGTTTGAGATCATCACAATTgagttgaaaaatgaaatagccGCTAAGAAAAAAGCTGAAAATTTGTTGAAGAACACATTGAATATGGAAAAACTGGTTCAGAATTCTCAGACAGTATTGTCCAACAATGATAGATTAAATAAGGAATTAGATGAAGAACACCAACTTAGGATTACTCTCGAAGAGACTATAACTAAATTAAacatcaaaattgaaggacTCCAAGCTACATTAGTAAAAGTTGTGGCTGAATCAGAAAGCTTGAATACGAAAGCTAAGGAACAATGCATCGTTCTGCAAGAGCATAAAGAAACCAGTCAGCGAATAGAAAAAGAGTTGAAAGAAGAGATTGCTGAACTTAAGGCATCTGCTGAACTTACATCTTACACCAATGAGGAAACTATTTCTGATTTGCAGCAAAAGATTGAAGATAATGAAAGTAAACTTGAAGATGTGcggaatgaaaaatattccagTGATGATGAGATAAAGTGTCTAAATAcaaaaataactgatttaGAGCAGTCCTTAGAATTGATAGAAGCTGCTAAAGAACAATTTAGCATCAAGGCACAAAAACTCGAATCGCAAGCAGACATAGACAAAGATTGCATTGAATGTTATTGtgagaaaattaaatcaatggaAGAAactatagctaatttatcGAATCAACTTAGTCAAGAAAGTGGAGAACCAAAAGCCTATGTTGTAAAGGTACATGAGTTACAGGTTCGGTTAGATGAGTCAAATCAAAATGTAGAATTCCAGACGCAGATTGCAAAGACTCTTAATGACAAAAACTGTCTTTTAGCCGAAGACAATCAGTCTCTTCAGAAGGATATTGTAGAACTCAAGAAAAGTTGTGATAATCTTGAAGCCTCGTTGCAAGAGGCCAACAAGTCTTATCGTGAACGGGAAATTAAACTTTCTGAGTTGAAAGCAAGTCATAGTTCGCTGTCAAAAAGAGTTACtgatttggaaaaaaaatctattaatgatgaaatgttGATTGACGATCTTCAAGTCGATAAAGATGCGAttcaaattaaattgaatgagATGCTAGAAAAAAATACTAACTTAATGAGTTCTTATGGTGCTAAAGAAAAGGAATTTCTGCAGCACAGATCAAAAGTGGAAGAGACACAGGCCGAGtacaatgaaattattaagaaTTTGAAATCTGAACTTCTTGAGTGGAAAGAAAAGCATCATAGGAGTGTTAATGAGAATCAGGAAACTACTTGCTCACTAAATACTGATAATCAAAGGCTTCAGTCTGAAAATGTGCTACTTAATAAGAgtaataaagaattgaatggTAAAATATCGTTACTGGAAGCAGAATTAGAAGAGAtagaaaactttgaaaatgagaCTTCAGTAGATGTAGGGGAACTGAAAGAACAGTGCGAACAACTCAAGAGTAAATTGGCTGAAATGGAAACAACGGCATCACGACGCAATGCAAAAATTGTCGAGAAGAACCAAACAATTGAAGACCTCACCATCAAAGCTGAAACGCATCTTTCGTTGTatgaaaattgtttgaaaG AAATAACAGGTCTCAAAGAATGCCTTAAAGAACAAGAGATGGTGGCTGAGCAACAAGATGAAGTAATCAAAACAGGAGATGAAAGAATAAGTCAACTGCAAAAAG AAAATCAAGCACTTCAGGCATCAGAGGATTTGAAAATCAAGGAAGTAGAGATAAAGAATTTGACTGAATTGCTTAAG GAAAGGGAATATTCGATTTCATCAAAGGACGCGTCCCTAAGAAGCAAAGGATTAGATATGGAG CAATGGCGTGATAAATGTGATGAATTATCGAAATGCTTAGCTGACAAGAATCGCGAAATTGATCGtttggaatcattatcagagACTCATCTTAATTCAGAG cTTGCACTCGAGAGAGAGAAATGGCAGAAGAAAATATCGGCTAAAGACCAGATAATTCAAGAATTAAAAGATGTAAATAATAAGCTGCAAGAGAAATTCAAGGCTGATAAATCTGATGATGGAAATATG AATGAAACAAGTCACTTACTAGGTGTACCATCAGAAACAAACGTTGTAGACTTATCGACATCAGTGCTTTCAAATATTAGCAATACTAGCCATGTAAGCGCCAACAGTTTTGTTTGTCAAGTTGACTTCGATGAACCGGAGTACGATTCGTCGGCGATCAAGAAACGTCCTAACAAGCAGAGTACCGGTAGAAAACAACGATCTAACGAAAAA gAAGATCACGTGACTTTCTCAGTGCAGAAAAGCAAAACTGATACTG aacCAGCAACAAAGAAAAAGCCAGGAAGAAGGCGACTCTATACGGCAAATCCTCCAATTCTTGATGCTACACCAGCAAAACAG AAAGCTGCTGCTGATGAGGCACAAGCACGAAGTACTCGAACTCTACGGAGCAGTAAAAAGAAGACATCAACGTAA